One genomic segment of Hordeum vulgare subsp. vulgare chromosome 2H, MorexV3_pseudomolecules_assembly, whole genome shotgun sequence includes these proteins:
- the LOC123430116 gene encoding uncharacterized protein LOC123430116, with amino-acid sequence MSYPCLRRAAVPVKRVWFGLRGRLGLRRSTGLGELRREVRTCEYDDVHVMWELLSGMDGSAPRKYVHVAATAAIVEAAARKKLRGRRRTRRADAESAAWSRLFSSCCAF; translated from the exons ATGTCGTACCCCTGCCTTCGCCGCGCGGCCGTGCCGGTAAAGCGGGTTTGGTTCGGCCTCCGCGGGCGCCTCGGCCTCCGTCGATCCACCG GTCTTGGAGAGCTGCGCAGGGAGGTCCGAACGTGCGAGTACGACGACGTGCACGTCATGTGGGAGCTGCTCAGCGGCATGGACGGCAGCGCGCCGCGGAAGTACGTACACgtagccgccaccgccgccattgTTGAGGCCGCTGCCAGGAAGAAGCTAAGGGGGAGGAGGCGGACGAGGAGGGCCGATGCCGAATCCGCCGCGTGGAGCCGCCTCTTCTCCTCCTGCTGCGCCTTCTGA